In bacterium, the following proteins share a genomic window:
- a CDS encoding type IV toxin-antitoxin system AbiEi family antitoxin domain-containing protein, translated as MTVKLESRRESALAKAAAIFRGHGGMLRTMEALELGVHPRTLYAMRDAGMLEQLGRGLFRLSDLPPLGNPDLVSVALHVPKGVICLLSALAVHEITTQIPHEVHIALRRGAETPRLEYPPVRAFWFTGRAFDEGIETRELDGVGIRVYGAAKTVADCLKYRNKLGLDVALEALKLYLQRRTGSIDELVRYARVCRVERVIRPYVEALL; from the coding sequence ATGACGGTCAAACTCGAGTCGAGGCGAGAAAGCGCTCTTGCCAAGGCGGCGGCCATCTTCCGGGGCCACGGTGGGATGCTGCGGACCATGGAGGCGCTCGAACTGGGGGTGCACCCGCGTACCCTCTACGCCATGCGCGATGCGGGGATGCTGGAGCAGCTCGGGCGCGGGCTCTTCCGGCTCTCAGACCTCCCGCCGCTCGGGAATCCCGACCTGGTCTCGGTCGCCCTCCACGTACCCAAAGGCGTTATTTGCCTGCTCTCGGCTCTGGCGGTCCACGAGATCACGACCCAAATCCCTCACGAAGTCCACATCGCGCTCCGGCGTGGCGCCGAAACCCCACGGCTGGAATACCCGCCGGTCCGGGCGTTCTGGTTCACAGGGAGAGCCTTCGACGAGGGGATCGAGACCCGCGAGCTGGACGGCGTCGGCATTCGCGTATATGGAGCGGCCAAGACCGTGGCCGACTGCCTCAAGTACCGGAACAAGCTGGGGCTCGATGTCGCCCTCGAGGCGCTGAAGCTCTATCTGCAGCGGCGGACCGGGTCCATCGACGAACTGGTGCGTTACGCCCGCGTTTGCCGGGTGGAAAGAGTAATCCGTCCTTACGTGGAGGCCCTGCTTTGA
- a CDS encoding type IV toxin-antitoxin system AbiEi family antitoxin translates to MSDWVEQLQSLGRFTFTRSRADSETERSSVAVQAALRRLKEQGKIVSPRRGFYVVVPPEYRATGSPPASWFIDELMRHLDQPYYVGVLSAAAIHGASHQQPMVFQVVTGKPTREMRAGKVTIQFSMNGKVEQMPTTGIQTETGTMQVATPETTAFDLVRYQAAAGHLSNIATVLGELAERIDGQALAGIAHLVKLSDVQRLGYLLDAVGADDLAAPLADWLKARNPRVVPLLPSEPVQAEIDERWRVRPNADLEIEH, encoded by the coding sequence ATGTCGGATTGGGTGGAACAGCTCCAATCACTCGGCCGCTTCACCTTTACCCGCTCCAGAGCCGATTCCGAGACCGAGCGCTCGTCCGTCGCCGTCCAGGCCGCCCTGCGCAGGCTGAAGGAACAAGGGAAGATCGTCTCCCCCAGACGCGGTTTCTACGTCGTCGTCCCTCCCGAATATCGGGCGACGGGTTCACCTCCCGCGAGCTGGTTCATCGACGAACTCATGCGCCACCTCGATCAGCCCTACTACGTGGGAGTGCTCAGCGCCGCGGCGATCCACGGGGCATCCCATCAGCAGCCCATGGTATTCCAAGTGGTGACCGGCAAGCCCACGCGCGAGATGCGCGCCGGCAAGGTCACCATCCAGTTCTCGATGAATGGCAAGGTCGAACAGATGCCGACGACCGGAATCCAGACCGAAACCGGTACGATGCAGGTGGCCACGCCCGAGACCACCGCGTTTGACTTGGTACGCTACCAGGCGGCGGCCGGACACCTGAGCAACATCGCAACCGTCCTTGGCGAACTGGCAGAGCGCATCGACGGCCAAGCCCTGGCTGGGATCGCGCACCTCGTGAAACTCTCGGACGTTCAGCGCCTCGGGTACCTGCTCGATGCCGTCGGCGCGGACGACCTCGCCGCCCCGCTCGCAGACTGGCTCAAGGCCCGGAATCCACGGGTGGTCCCCCTGCTCCCATCCGAGCCGGTACAAGCCGAGATCGATGAGCGCTGGCGCGTCCGACCCAATGCCGACTTGGAGATCGAGCATTGA